One uncultured Hyphomonas sp. genomic region harbors:
- a CDS encoding MDR family oxidoreductase, translated as MFDAIVINKDTDEQTVSQSQVALPEMEEGDVVVDIAWSTLNYKDALAITGSSPVVRSFPMIPGIDFAGVVSESRHSDFAPGDRVVLNGWGVGEKHWGGLSERAKVKGDWLVRLPDGLTMRQAMAIGTAGYTAMLCVIALEDEGVTPASGEILVTGASGGVGSVATSLLANKGFTVAAATGRPEEADYLKSLGASSIVDRADLSGTPRALNKERWAGAVDVVGGVVLANLLSMIKYSGTVAACGLAGSMDLPTSVAPFILRGVTLKGIDSVMCPKEKRLAAWERLATDLDPTKLEAMSTEVAFEDVVSTAPLFLEGKIRGRIIVPINPDLEN; from the coding sequence ATGTTCGATGCAATCGTAATCAACAAAGATACAGATGAGCAGACCGTTTCCCAGAGCCAGGTGGCCCTTCCCGAAATGGAAGAGGGAGATGTGGTCGTCGACATTGCCTGGTCGACCCTGAACTACAAGGATGCGCTGGCGATCACGGGCAGCTCCCCGGTCGTGCGAAGCTTCCCGATGATCCCGGGCATTGACTTTGCCGGCGTCGTTTCTGAAAGCCGCCATTCTGATTTTGCACCCGGAGACCGCGTTGTTCTGAACGGTTGGGGCGTCGGCGAAAAGCATTGGGGCGGGCTTTCAGAACGCGCCAAAGTGAAGGGGGACTGGCTTGTCCGTCTTCCTGATGGCCTGACGATGCGCCAGGCCATGGCGATTGGCACTGCCGGCTATACCGCGATGCTCTGTGTCATCGCCTTGGAAGACGAAGGCGTCACCCCCGCTAGCGGCGAGATCCTTGTCACCGGCGCGTCCGGAGGTGTCGGAAGTGTTGCAACAAGTCTGCTTGCAAACAAAGGCTTCACGGTTGCGGCGGCCACGGGCCGCCCCGAAGAGGCGGACTATCTCAAAAGCCTGGGCGCGTCCTCCATTGTTGACCGGGCCGATCTTTCCGGGACACCGCGCGCCCTGAACAAGGAGCGTTGGGCGGGCGCAGTGGATGTTGTTGGCGGCGTTGTCCTCGCCAATCTCCTGTCGATGATCAAATACAGCGGAACCGTTGCGGCCTGCGGCCTGGCTGGCAGCATGGACCTGCCGACAAGTGTGGCCCCCTTCATCCTGCGGGGCGTCACCTTGAAAGGCATCGACAGCGTCATGTGCCCGAAAGAGAAAAGACTGGCCGCATGGGAACGTCTCGCAACCGATCTGGACCCAACAAAACTGGAAGCCATGTCCACGGAGGTGGCCTTCGAAGATGTTGTCTCGACGGCACCGCTCTTCCTGGAAGGCAAAATCCGTGGGCGCATCATTGTCCCGATCAACCCGGATCTTGAAAATTAG
- a CDS encoding TetR/AcrR family transcriptional regulator, which translates to MFLKPRMGSGSFPGAVRLNTPSQSHFQRPDARASPPKPGDSSKSAIPVRQILHLIDHLVYKQKMSSTDAPTPGRRRGRPRKPPGDQTARQELIRTGLEYLTERGYCAVAVDEILRAAGVPKGSFYYHFDSKEDFGSALIGAYNEFFSSKLRTWFQRADLSPLDRLRGFISDAEKGMEKHAFRRGCLVGNLGQEMAALPPGFRSLLSSALSDWQNLTEACLREAQNQGEIGKHHEPEALAAFFWIGWEGAVLRAKLEQSPAPLRQFAAGFFALTSN; encoded by the coding sequence ATGTTTTTGAAGCCGCGAATGGGCTCCGGCTCATTCCCGGGTGCTGTGCGCCTGAATACGCCGTCTCAAAGCCATTTCCAGAGGCCGGACGCCAGAGCAAGCCCTCCCAAGCCGGGTGACTCCAGCAAGTCTGCAATTCCTGTTCGTCAGATATTGCATTTAATAGACCATTTAGTCTATAAACAAAAAATGAGCTCCACAGACGCCCCAACGCCCGGCCGCCGCAGAGGCCGTCCACGCAAACCGCCGGGCGATCAGACGGCGCGTCAGGAACTGATCCGGACCGGGCTGGAATATCTGACCGAGCGGGGCTACTGCGCGGTCGCGGTCGATGAAATCCTTCGCGCAGCGGGTGTGCCCAAAGGCAGTTTCTACTACCACTTCGACTCGAAAGAGGATTTCGGCAGTGCACTGATTGGTGCTTATAATGAGTTTTTCTCATCCAAGCTTCGTACCTGGTTCCAACGCGCTGACCTCTCTCCGCTAGACCGACTGCGGGGTTTTATTTCCGACGCCGAAAAGGGGATGGAAAAGCACGCGTTCAGGCGCGGGTGCCTCGTTGGAAACCTGGGACAGGAGATGGCGGCCCTCCCGCCGGGATTCCGCAGCTTGCTCTCGTCTGCTCTGTCGGACTGGCAGAACCTGACAGAGGCCTGCCTTCGAGAAGCACAAAACCAGGGCGAGATTGGCAAGCACCATGAGCCGGAAGCGCTTGCGGCCTTTTTCTGGATCGGTTGGGAAGGCGCGGTTTTGCGCGCCAAGCTCGAACAGAGTCCGGCCCCCCTCCGCCAGTTCGCAGCTGGCTTCTTTGCCCTCACGTCAAATTGA